The Streptomyces halobius genomic interval CCCCCGCGTCCTTCGTCGTCAACGTCCCCGGCATCGCCGACGCGGAGCTGGAGCCGGAGCCCCTGGACCCCGAACAGATCGTCTCCGGGGAGCCGGTGGTGACGGGCAAGGTGCTGTCGGAATCTCCGGACGGCCGCCAGATCCGCGGCATCTGGCAGATCACGCCCGGCGTGGTGACGGACACCGAGGCCGACGAGCTGTTCGTGGTCGTCAGCGGCCGCGCCACGATCGAGGTCGAGGGCGGCCCGGTGCTGGAGGTGGGGCCCGGCGACGCCTGCGTCCTGCGCGAGGGCGACCGCACGCGGTGGACCGTGCACGAGACGTTGCGCAAGGCGTACCACATCAGCGTGTAGGGGCAGGCGGCAGGCGGTGAACGGGCGTTGTCGGCGTCGTGTTCGGCTGCTGCCCACAGCGCGTCGGGGTTGACCCTGTCGCCGGGGGGGAATGCGGTGTCTGGCGGGATTGTTGTGCCGCACGTGACGCCGTATGGCGGGCGGCCGATGCTGCCCCGACGGAGAGGGAGAGGAGACGGCCGTGCCCGAGCGCACCCCCGAGACCCATGTCATCGACTTCCGAGCCGCGGAGCATCTGCTGGCAGGCCGCGACCCACGGGGCGCGATCAGGCTTCTCGACCCGGTCATCACGGCATATCCCGAGAACACCGCGGCCCGGCTGCTGCGCGCCCGTGCCTTCTTCCATGCCGCTCAACTCCGCTCTGCGGAGCTTGAGTTCCAGCTCGTGCTGGAACGCGAGCCGGACAACGCCTTCGCGCATTTCGCGCTCGGCCGCACTCTGGAGCGCGCCAACCGCCCCGAGGAGGCACGGCGTCACTTCCGTCTCGCCGCCGCCCTGGAGCCACGCCCGGATTTCCTCGAAGCCGCCCGCTTCGTCCGCGACACGGGAACCGGGGAGAGCTGATGGCTGACCGATCGGATCCTGCCGGCCTCCCGCATCCAGCCAGTCTTCCCATCCAGCCGGTCGTGCGATGCCCGCGATGCCGGCGCCGTCTTCCCCATGCGGCCGATCTCCCCCGACTCAGATGTCCCCGTCCCTAGGCCCCTAGGGCGCTCTTCTCCTTTGCCCGTAGCCTGTGGCGCGTCTGCGGAAGGCGTCGTTCCGGCCCAGGTCGGGCTCGTAGGGGGGTATCTCCCTGCCCGGCTGGTAGTGCGCTCCTTGGTGCATGTGCCGAATCACCATGGCCAGGTCGGCGACTGCCACCGCCGCCAGGGCGGCGCACGCCGCTGCCCATTCCGGCCGGCCTGCCATCACAAAGGCGGCTGTTCCGAGGATGGCCCAAAACAGCCCGAACAGCGCCAGCCCACAGCGCATCCTCAGCGGGCTGCGTGCGTGAAGGGGTTCATCTCCCGTACGCATCGGCAACCATCTCCACCCCCAGCATCCTCCCGTTCGGTGGGGCCGTCACCTGTCCCTCCGCGTCGATCGAGCACTCGCCGTAACGGGCGGTGCGCTGCTCCGGCGGTCGGTCCTGGTCCCCGCGCTGCCGTCTCCGCGATCGCGATCGCATGCGTTGGTCTGCTGCTTGGCTTCCTTGGCCTGCTCGGGCTGCTCGTCGGCGGGGCGGGGGTCGCCCGCCGGGTGTGTGTTGATCCACGACAGTCCTCCGATGTCGAGTCGTTTCCGGCGCGTGTCACCGCTACATACGCCAAGCGCGCCTCGTCGATATCGATGGGCCCGGGGAGCGGCGCGCCGTCCTCGCCGTGTTCGTCGAGATCTTCGGGGCCGGTGAAATCGTCCGCGACGCGCACGCTCGCCCACTCCCTTCCCTTGGCCCGATGGGCTGTGGAGACCGTCACCTCGGCCGCTTCCTCGGACGTCAGCCGGGACAGGGCGCGGAGCAGCGCTTCCGTGCCGTGCTCGTCGACGAGTTCCACCAGTGGCAGCAGGTCGCGGCCGGCCGGGTCACATTCCGCGTACTCGCGCAGTTCCGCCCAGGTCTCGAAGAGCATCAGCTCGGGGTGGGAGGTGCGGCGTCCGGTCTCAAGGTCATGAGCGGCCCGCGCCAGCGCGCTCAGTGCCTCGCCACCGCCCGCGAGCGCGACGCGGCGGCCCGCCTCCAGCTGCCGTATCACCTCCACCATCGCCCCGACGTTCGATCGGCAGAGGATCGCCTGTGGCTCGCGGAGCGTGGTCAACTCCGTGGCCAGCAACGGCGATCCGGTGAGCCGGATCGGTGCGCCGACGATCGTCAGCCAGCGGTTGGCCTCGGCCGCGAGCGTGGGTCCGAAGCGGAAGGAGCGGGAGAGGCTGAGCTGTCGGCCGTCGAATCCGGTCATGACGTCGCGCGCGCCGCGCCAGCCGTAGATCGCCTGGGCCGAGTCCCCGACGAGCACCAGCTGGGCGTGGTCGCGCTGCGCCGTGAAGACCTGCTCGATCACGGGGTTGGTGTCCTGGGCTTCGTCCAGGAGCAGGAAGTCCCCGGGGATGACTGGATCTCGCAGGGCCCACATCTCGAGGTAGTGGTCGTGTTCAAAGCGCACGACGCCATGGTCCGGGTGTTGCAGATCGGCCCAGGCTTTGCGTGCGTAGGGGAGGACGAGGCCGGCGAGTTGATCGTGCTGGGACTCTGATTCGGCTCCCCGTAAAGGCGGGACGTGGTGGCGCGCGATCTCTTTGTCGGCCGACTGACAGAATCGCGTGACTGTGCGCAGGGCCGTGTAGGAGAGTGCCTTGTTGTTGACCTTGCGTGTGCCGATGTGTACGGACATCCCGTCGTCGATGCCCAGGGCGGCGCCTGTTCTCCAGCCCGCTTGGCGAGGGGCGTTCATCCGCGCCGCGTACCTTCTGCCGACCGCGGTGTAGGCGAGGGAGTGGGCGGTTCCGCAGGTCACTTCGGAGGGGAGGACGCGGGCGGCGTCGCGCGCGATGGCTCTGTTGAAGGCGATGTAGCGGCCGAGTCGGCCCTGCCGCCGCGCTTCGTGCGCGAGCATCGCGAGGCTTGTCGTCTTGCCTGTGCCGGCACCGGCCTGGATCACGAGATGCGAGCGGGCCCGAAAGGCGTCGGCCGCGGCGGCCTGCTCGGCTGTGGGGGTGTGCATGGGAACTCCTCAACGACACTGGGCAGTTACTGAGCGTGATGTTATTACTCACTGTAACGGATCTCGGAGTGATGTCGAGTGGTGATTCGCGGCCTGTGGATAACTCCGGTCCAACCCTTTTGAGGTGGCCGAACGTGCCGTCGTCGACCGATGCCGGCCTGCGCGGGGGAGGAATTGTCAGTGCCGTCTGCTTCCATCGGACTCACGCAGGGTCGCTGCGGCGGGACCGCCGCAGACGGCCGCATCGACAGGGGGAACGGACGGCATGGGCATCGCGTGGGGATGGGGAACCAGATCGCAGTGCGACCGTAGACTCGCAGGTCGGCGCCGCGAGACGGAGCCGGGCCCGGCAGACCGGGCAGACCCGGCAGGCGCCGGCATCGGCGCGGGGGGATCGGCCTCCGAGGGATCGAAGACCGAAGGATCAATCGCGAGGGGACGGCATGGATAGCTGGTGGGAGGCGGCCCGATGTGCCGTGGTCTTCCTGCCCGCCCAGCTGCCGCGTGCCGGGAAGCTCGCGTTCTGGCGGCCCGATGGTGGCCCGCTTCCGGGTGTTCGGCACGGAGGGGGAACGGGAGATCAGGAGCCGGCCGCCGAGCCGGCACAGCTGACCGTCGCCCGTCGCCATGGAAACGGCGCACGCCACCGCACGGTCCCCGCCGCGCTGCTCCCGCCGGCAGAGGCCGTACCGCTGCTGGTCCGCGCCCGGCACGATCCGCACGCTCACCCAGCCGCGGCCTGCTGGGGTGCGGCCGCCTTGCACGCCTTGCACCTCGCCGCGCGCGGAAGGCTGCTGCCGGGGCTGACCGCCGACGACACCGACGCCTGGCGCGCCGGTCCCCTGGACCCGGAGGACGTCGCGCACCTCCGGGCCATCGCCGCCGCCATGCCCGCAGAGGCATACGCGGTGCCGCTCCCCGGGAGCCGCCCGCTCCGGCTGCCTGACCCGGCGTCCCTGGTGCGGCTCTTCGTGGACGCGGTCGTCGACGCACTGCCGCGAACCCCCGCCGCCGAGCTCGTGGTCGGTGCCCCGTTTGCCGCGACAGCACCGCAACATCTGCCCCGCGCCCGGCAATGGGCCGCCGAGGTCGCGGCCGGCGTCGACGCGGGGGTCCGGCTGTCGTTGCGCCTCGACCTCTCACCGCACCGGCTCTTCGACGCCACACGCGACATCGCCGCGGACGGCGGCGGGCAGGAGCGCAGTGCGGCGGCCGCCGTCCTGCAGGTGCACAGCCTCACCGACCCCACCCTGGTCACCGACGCCCGCCAACTGTGGGAGGGCGTAGCCCCCGATGGCTTCGGCCCGCGGTCCCGCGTCGACACCCTTCTCGCGCTGCGCCGCGCCGCCCGCGTCTGGGCCCCGCTCGGCCGCGTCCTGGAGCGGCCCGTCCCCGACGTACTGCCGCTCAGCGAGGACGAGTTGTACGAGCTGCTGGGCGCGGCCGCGCCACGACTGGGCGCCGCCGGCGTGGCCGTGCACTGGCCCAAGGAGCTCGCCCGCGGTCTGACGGCCGCGGCGGTGCTGCGCCCCGCACCGGGGTCGGCAGCGGACGGCTTCGGCTTCTTCGACACCAGGGAACTCCTGCAATTCCGCTGGCAGGTGGCGATGGACGGCACACCGCTGACCGAAGCGGAAATGGACGCCCTCGCCGAGTCGCACCGCCCCGTGGTCCGGCTGCGCGACCAGTGGGTACTGGTCGATCCCGCGCTCGTACGCAAGGCCCGTAAACGCGAACTGGGCTATCTGGACCCGGTCGACGCACTCGCCGCGACCCTCACCGGCACCACGGACGTGGACGGCGAAGAGGTCGAGGTGGTGCCCCTGGGCGCCCTCGCCGCGCTGCGCGGACGCCTGACCACCGAAGCCGGCCCGCTGCCCCAGCCGCCCGGACTGCGGGCGACCCTCCGCGACTACCAACTACGGGGCATGACCTGGCTCGACACCATGACCTCGATCGGCCTCGGCGGCTGCCTCGCCGACGACATGGGCCTCGGCAAGACCGTCACCGTCATCGCGCTCTACCTCCATCGGCGGCCCACCGCCCCCGTCCTCGTCGTCTGCCCCGCCTCCCTCCTCGGCAACTGGCAGCGCGAGATCGAACGCTTCGCTCCCGGGACGCCCGTACGGCGCTTCCACGGCGCCGGCCGCAGCCTCGACGGCCTGGACGGCGGCTTCGTCCTGACCACCTACGGGACGATGCGCAGCAGCGCCGCCCAACTGGCCGGCCGGCCTTGGGCATGGGTCGTCGCCGATGAGGCACAGCATGTGAAGAACCCGCGGTCCTCCACGGCCAAGGCGCTGCGCGGTATCACGGCGCCGGCGCGGATCGCCCTCACCGGTACCCCCGTGGAGAACAACCTCTCCGAGCTGTGGGCCCTCCTCGACTGGACGACTCCCGGGCTCCTCGGTTCCCTCAAGACCTTCCGCGCATTGCACGCCCGCGAGGTCGAGGGCGGCGCGGATCCGGAGGCGGCGCAGCGGCTGGCCAGACTGGTGCGTCCGTTCATCCTCCGCCGCAGGAAATCGGATCCCGGTATCGCGCCCGAACTCCCGCCCAAGACGGAGACCGACCACCCGGTGGCACTGGGCCGCGAACAGGCCGCGCTGTATCAGGCCGTCGTCCGCGAGACGCTCTCCCGGATCGAGGGCGCCGAGGGCATCGCGCGCCGGGGCCTGGTGATGAAGCTGCTCACCGCCCTCAAGCAGATCTGCAACCAC includes:
- a CDS encoding cupin domain-containing protein gives rise to the protein MSATDLDSEAPASFVVNVPGIADAELEPEPLDPEQIVSGEPVVTGKVLSESPDGRQIRGIWQITPGVVTDTEADELFVVVSGRATIEVEGGPVLEVGPGDACVLREGDRTRWTVHETLRKAYHISV
- a CDS encoding DUF6343 family protein; protein product: MRTGDEPLHARSPLRMRCGLALFGLFWAILGTAAFVMAGRPEWAAACAALAAVAVADLAMVIRHMHQGAHYQPGREIPPYEPDLGRNDAFRRRATGYGQRRRAP
- a CDS encoding tetratricopeptide repeat protein; amino-acid sequence: MPERTPETHVIDFRAAEHLLAGRDPRGAIRLLDPVITAYPENTAARLLRARAFFHAAQLRSAELEFQLVLEREPDNAFAHFALGRTLERANRPEEARRHFRLAAALEPRPDFLEAARFVRDTGTGES
- a CDS encoding DEAD/DEAH box helicase, producing MDSWWEAARCAVVFLPAQLPRAGKLAFWRPDGGPLPGVRHGGGTGDQEPAAEPAQLTVARRHGNGARHRTVPAALLPPAEAVPLLVRARHDPHAHPAAACWGAAALHALHLAARGRLLPGLTADDTDAWRAGPLDPEDVAHLRAIAAAMPAEAYAVPLPGSRPLRLPDPASLVRLFVDAVVDALPRTPAAELVVGAPFAATAPQHLPRARQWAAEVAAGVDAGVRLSLRLDLSPHRLFDATRDIAADGGGQERSAAAAVLQVHSLTDPTLVTDARQLWEGVAPDGFGPRSRVDTLLALRRAARVWAPLGRVLERPVPDVLPLSEDELYELLGAAAPRLGAAGVAVHWPKELARGLTAAAVLRPAPGSAADGFGFFDTRELLQFRWQVAMDGTPLTEAEMDALAESHRPVVRLRDQWVLVDPALVRKARKRELGYLDPVDALAATLTGTTDVDGEEVEVVPLGALAALRGRLTTEAGPLPQPPGLRATLRDYQLRGMTWLDTMTSIGLGGCLADDMGLGKTVTVIALYLHRRPTAPVLVVCPASLLGNWQREIERFAPGTPVRRFHGAGRSLDGLDGGFVLTTYGTMRSSAAQLAGRPWAWVVADEAQHVKNPRSSTAKALRGITAPARIALTGTPVENNLSELWALLDWTTPGLLGSLKTFRALHAREVEGGADPEAAQRLARLVRPFILRRRKSDPGIAPELPPKTETDHPVALGREQAALYQAVVRETLSRIEGAEGIARRGLVMKLLTALKQICNHPAQYLKEAAPGLAARSGKLELLDELLDTILAEGGATLVFTQYVGMARLLERHLTTRGISNQLLHGGTPVAERERMVDRFQSGHAPVFLLSLKAAGTGLNLTRAGHVIHYDRWWNPAVEEQATDRAYRIGQTQPVQVHRLVAEGTVEDNIAQLLTAKRALADAVLSGGEAALTELSDAELADLVSLRRPA